The region AATGATGGGTCGTCTCCAATTATAGATATGCCTTCAACAAAAAAATCTTCTGCATAAATACCAAAGGACTTCCATTGATAAGCTAACCTTTCACCACAAGCATGTGAAAGTAATTTTGTAGAAGAAGCAATCCTAAAAACATCATTTTTTTGTGAGATATCAGATATAGATTGTGTTATTTCACTTTGAATATATGGAAGAATAAATGATCTCAATTCTTTTGGAGAAAAAGATTGAGCAGTGCCAACTATTTGCCTAAAAAAACTTTGATGATCATTTATCCTCAACCTTATACTTCCATAGGCACCAATAGGCAAACTTAGATTATATTTTGAATCAAATATCTGGACTGGGTTACTTGTACCCCAATTATAATCTGTTGAAGTGGTACTAGTAATAAACCAAACATCATATGGTATTGATTGTTCACCACCAGGAAATAATTTTCGAATAAATGGTATGTTATTTGATTCAATTGGGTATGTACCTGGTGGTAATGTCCCTATCAATTCACCAGAATTAAGCAAAATAGCTTTCTGTGTTTCTTGTACAATTATTTGCGAGCCATATCCAGGGGTATTCTCCGGATGCTTCCAGACCAAAAAATCCTTGGGATCCTTATCGCATCGTATCGATAGTTGCATATTAATAA is a window of Prochlorococcus marinus subsp. marinus str. CCMP1375 DNA encoding:
- a CDS encoding SPFH domain-containing protein, giving the protein MHSHIINMQLSIRCDKDPKDFLVWKHPENTPGYGSQIIVQETQKAILLNSGELIGTLPPGTYPIESNNIPFIRKLFPGGEQSIPYDVWFITSTTSTDYNWGTSNPVQIFDSKYNLSLPIGAYGSIRLRINDHQSFFRQIVGTAQSFSPKELRSFILPYIQSEITQSISDISQKNDVFRIASSTKLLSHACGERLAYQWKSFGIYAEDFFVEGISIIGDDPSFVEVKNALAKAASIKIKGEAIGNNRETYSLERSFDVLENAADSDGGAAAAFIGAGLGLGAGANLSNVMNQNNLSQKTSNPQSTSPEERLNKLKSLLDQGLITTEDYENKKSQILNDI